One Citricoccus sp. K5 DNA window includes the following coding sequences:
- a CDS encoding MFS transporter has protein sequence MSTDTTTAAAPDLESLDPATKRRESRRVILSSYLGSTIEFYDFLLYASASALVFPTVFFTGLDPLAGAIASYGTFAAGYLARPLGGAIFGHFGDKLGRKKMLVLSMLIMGVASTLIGLVPGAATIGGWGAVMLVFLRVCQGIAVGGEWGGAALMALEHSEGGKRGFAASFTNAGAPTGAALGTFVLGTFSAVLPQEEFLSWGWRVPFLLSFALLIVGMVIRAKISESPIFEAAAAQAEASGEKRRLPIWEVLRRPKALLLTMFAGASGFGLQVLLSTFAVQYSTDAGTERSSVLYAFALASIFSIFFVVWFGHLSDRFGRRPVMIAGLFLFVGFLFPLFGMLTSTNWLVLLLAFTIALGLHGMIYGPLAAFIAEQFGTGSRYTGASLGYQLATLLGAGFTPTILATLYAGPGGGTSIVPVAVFLGAMAVVSIIALVLTRESKDHDLTTHEH, from the coding sequence ATGTCCACCGACACCACCACGGCCGCCGCGCCGGACCTGGAGTCGCTCGACCCGGCCACCAAGCGCCGAGAGTCCCGCCGCGTCATCCTCTCGAGCTATCTCGGCTCGACGATCGAGTTCTACGACTTCCTGCTCTACGCCTCCGCCTCGGCGCTGGTGTTCCCCACGGTCTTCTTCACCGGCCTGGATCCGTTGGCCGGCGCCATCGCCTCCTACGGCACCTTCGCCGCCGGCTACCTCGCCCGTCCTCTCGGCGGGGCGATCTTCGGCCACTTCGGGGACAAGCTCGGCCGCAAGAAGATGCTGGTGCTGTCCATGCTCATCATGGGCGTGGCCTCCACCCTGATCGGCCTGGTGCCCGGTGCCGCGACGATCGGCGGCTGGGGCGCGGTCATGCTCGTCTTCCTGCGCGTCTGCCAGGGCATCGCGGTCGGCGGTGAGTGGGGCGGAGCCGCCCTGATGGCCCTGGAGCACTCCGAGGGCGGCAAGCGCGGCTTCGCAGCCTCCTTCACCAACGCCGGCGCCCCCACCGGCGCCGCCCTGGGCACCTTCGTCCTCGGCACGTTCTCCGCCGTCCTCCCGCAGGAGGAGTTCCTGTCCTGGGGCTGGCGGGTGCCGTTCCTGCTGTCCTTCGCCCTGCTGATCGTCGGCATGGTCATCCGCGCCAAGATCAGCGAGTCCCCGATCTTCGAGGCCGCCGCCGCCCAGGCCGAGGCCTCCGGCGAGAAGCGGAGGCTGCCGATCTGGGAGGTCCTGCGCCGGCCCAAGGCCCTGCTCCTGACCATGTTCGCCGGCGCCAGCGGGTTCGGGCTGCAGGTGCTGCTGTCCACCTTCGCCGTCCAGTACTCCACGGATGCCGGAACCGAGCGCTCCTCGGTGCTCTACGCCTTCGCCCTGGCCTCGATCTTCTCGATCTTCTTCGTGGTCTGGTTCGGGCACCTCTCCGACCGCTTCGGCCGCCGCCCGGTCATGATCGCCGGACTGTTCCTGTTCGTCGGGTTCCTGTTCCCGCTGTTCGGCATGCTCACCTCCACGAACTGGTTGGTGCTGCTGCTGGCCTTCACCATCGCCCTGGGCCTGCACGGCATGATCTACGGCCCGCTGGCCGCCTTCATCGCCGAGCAGTTCGGCACCGGATCGCGCTACACCGGCGCCTCCCTGGGTTACCAGCTGGCGACCCTGCTCGGTGCCGGCTTCACCCCCACCATCCTGGCCACCCTGTACGCGGGCCCCGGCGGCGGCACCTCGATCGTGCCGGTGGCCGTGTTCCTGGGCGCCATGGCCGTGGTCTCCATCATCGCCCTGGTGCTGACCCGCGAGTCCAAGGACCACGACCTCACCACCCACGAGCACTGA
- a CDS encoding 3-oxoacid CoA-transferase subunit B: MSEMSEIRRTDAPLTQDELAQVIAEDIQPGSFVNLGIGQPTTVSNYLSPEKKVTLHTENGMLGFGPQATGDQIDGDLINAGKIPVTELPGASYFHHADSFAMMRGGHLDVCVLGAYQVSARGDLANWSTGKPGAIPAVGGAMDLAIGAKDTYVMMDLFTKKGDVKLLPECTFPLTGVGCVSRIYSDKAVLLLDSSGVVKVRELHGITLEELREAHPEVTFETVGA, encoded by the coding sequence ATGAGCGAGATGAGCGAGATCCGCCGCACCGACGCCCCGTTGACCCAGGACGAGCTGGCCCAGGTCATCGCCGAGGACATCCAGCCGGGTTCGTTCGTGAACCTCGGCATCGGCCAGCCGACCACCGTGTCCAACTACCTCTCCCCGGAGAAGAAGGTCACGCTGCACACCGAGAACGGCATGCTCGGCTTCGGCCCGCAGGCCACCGGGGACCAGATCGACGGTGACCTGATCAATGCCGGCAAGATCCCCGTGACCGAGCTGCCGGGGGCGAGCTATTTCCACCACGCCGACTCCTTCGCCATGATGCGCGGCGGCCATCTGGACGTCTGCGTGCTGGGCGCCTACCAGGTCTCCGCCCGGGGTGACCTGGCCAACTGGTCCACCGGCAAGCCCGGTGCCATCCCGGCCGTGGGCGGCGCCATGGACCTGGCGATCGGCGCCAAGGACACCTACGTGATGATGGACCTCTTCACCAAGAAGGGCGACGTCAAGCTGCTGCCCGAGTGCACCTTCCCCCTGACCGGGGTGGGCTGCGTGTCCCGCATCTACTCGGACAAGGCCGTGCTGCTGCTGGATTCCTCCGGTGTGGTCAAGGTCCGCGAGCTCCACGGCATCACCCTCGAGGAGCTCCGCGAGGCGCACCCCGAGGTCACCTTCGAGACGGTCGGGGCCTGA
- a CDS encoding thiolase family protein produces MSTQFQDAYLYDAVRTPFGKVGGALAKTRPDDLAALVVAESVKRAPKLAAAGASGAEQIDEVVFGNANGAGEENRNVARMATLLAGLPTSIPGTTVNRLCGSSLDAAIIASRQINVGEADVMLIGGVESMSRAPWVLPKTERPFPMHNLELANTTLGWRLINKNMPKEWTVSLGEATEQLREKYGITRERMDEFAANSHQLAAKAWDEGKYGNLTVQVPDVDLTRDETIRPDSTAESLSGLRTVFRKENGMVTAGNASPMNDGASAAWLGSEKASDILGLQPLARIAGRAAAANEPQYFGYAPVDAVNQAIERAGITWEDIAAVELNEAFAAQSLACTDAWGVDLDIVNTWGGAIAIGHPLGASGARVLGTLARRLEASGDRWGVAALCIGVGQGLAVVLENVNAR; encoded by the coding sequence ATGAGCACCCAATTCCAGGACGCCTACCTCTACGATGCCGTCCGCACCCCCTTCGGCAAGGTCGGCGGGGCGCTGGCCAAGACCCGCCCGGACGACCTCGCCGCCCTCGTGGTGGCCGAGTCCGTCAAGCGCGCCCCGAAGCTGGCCGCCGCAGGCGCGTCCGGGGCCGAGCAGATCGATGAGGTCGTCTTCGGCAACGCCAACGGCGCCGGCGAGGAGAACCGCAACGTCGCCCGCATGGCCACCCTGCTGGCCGGCCTGCCCACCTCGATTCCCGGCACCACCGTGAACCGCCTGTGCGGCTCCTCGCTGGACGCCGCCATCATCGCCTCCCGCCAGATCAACGTGGGCGAGGCCGACGTCATGCTCATCGGCGGCGTCGAGTCCATGTCCCGCGCTCCCTGGGTGCTGCCCAAGACCGAGCGCCCCTTCCCCATGCACAACCTCGAGCTGGCCAACACCACTCTCGGCTGGCGCCTGATCAACAAGAACATGCCGAAGGAATGGACCGTCTCCCTCGGCGAGGCCACCGAGCAGCTGCGGGAGAAGTACGGCATCACCCGTGAGCGCATGGACGAGTTCGCGGCGAACTCGCACCAGCTGGCCGCGAAGGCCTGGGACGAGGGCAAGTATGGCAACCTGACCGTGCAGGTCCCGGACGTGGACCTGACCCGGGACGAGACCATCCGGCCCGACTCCACCGCCGAGTCCCTGTCCGGCCTGCGCACCGTGTTCCGCAAGGAGAACGGCATGGTCACCGCCGGCAACGCCTCCCCGATGAACGACGGTGCCTCCGCGGCCTGGCTCGGTTCGGAGAAGGCCTCGGACATCCTCGGCCTGCAGCCGCTCGCCCGCATCGCCGGCCGCGCCGCCGCCGCCAACGAGCCGCAGTACTTCGGCTACGCCCCGGTGGACGCCGTCAACCAGGCGATCGAGCGAGCCGGCATCACGTGGGAGGACATCGCAGCGGTGGAGCTCAACGAGGCCTTCGCCGCCCAGTCGCTGGCCTGCACGGACGCCTGGGGCGTGGACCTGGACATCGTCAACACGTGGGGCGGGGCCATCGCCATCGGCCACCCGCTCGGAGCCTCCGGCGCCCGCGTGCTCGGCACCCTGGCCCGCCGCCTCGAGGCCTCCGGCGACCGCTGGGGCGTCGCCGCGCTGTGCATCGGTGTGGGCCAGGGCCTCGCCGTGGTCCTCGAGAACGTCAACGCCCGCTGA
- a CDS encoding 3-oxoacid CoA-transferase subunit A — MLEFVDSAAQAVSRITDGATVLIGGFGNAGQPMELIDALMDSGATGLTVVNNNAGQADAGLALLIKERRVAKIICSFPRQSDSWHFDEAYRAGEIELELVPQGNLAERMRAAGAGIGGFFSPTGYGTQLAEGKEVREIDGRHYVLESPIRGDFALIKAYAADPSGNLVYRKTARNFGPVMATAAAHTIVQVDEVLEESLNPEHVVTPGIYVDTVVGIPTESGVKEREEREALAAGQPKPCLATKTAAELAAEK, encoded by the coding sequence ATGCTTGAGTTCGTGGACTCGGCCGCCCAGGCCGTCTCCCGGATCACCGACGGCGCCACGGTGCTGATCGGTGGATTCGGCAATGCCGGCCAGCCGATGGAGCTGATCGACGCCCTGATGGATTCCGGTGCCACCGGCCTGACCGTGGTGAACAACAACGCCGGTCAGGCCGACGCCGGCCTGGCCCTGCTGATCAAGGAACGGCGGGTCGCCAAGATCATCTGCTCCTTCCCGCGCCAGTCCGATTCCTGGCACTTCGACGAGGCGTACCGTGCCGGAGAGATCGAGCTCGAGCTCGTCCCGCAGGGCAACCTGGCCGAGCGCATGCGGGCCGCCGGGGCCGGCATCGGCGGCTTCTTCAGCCCCACCGGCTACGGAACCCAGCTGGCCGAGGGCAAGGAGGTCCGCGAGATCGACGGCAGGCACTACGTGCTGGAGTCCCCGATCCGCGGCGACTTCGCCCTGATCAAGGCCTACGCGGCGGACCCCTCCGGCAACCTCGTGTACCGCAAGACCGCCCGCAACTTCGGACCGGTCATGGCCACCGCCGCCGCCCACACGATCGTGCAGGTGGACGAGGTCCTCGAGGAGTCGCTGAACCCGGAGCACGTGGTGACCCCGGGCATCTACGTGGACACCGTCGTCGGGATCCCGACCGAGTCCGGCGTGAAGGAGCGCGAGGAGCGCGAAGCCCTCGCCGCCGGCCAGCCCAAGCCCTGCCTGGCCACCAAGACCGCGGCCGAGCTGGCCGCCGAGAAGTGA
- a CDS encoding NAD(P)-binding domain-containing protein, protein MARQRIAIIGAGPSGIAALRAFESAERAGEEIPEVVAYEKQDDWGGQWNYDWRSGIDQYGEPVHSSMYRNLWSNGPKEALEFAEYTFDEHFGRPISSYPPREVLWDYIDGRVRTTNVKDKVRFSTAVRWVEHHEDRDIFTVTVEDLKNHRTTSSEFDRVIVATGHFSFPHVPEFQGIETFPGTLHHAHDFRGAEKLADQRVLLIGASYSAEDIGVQAFKMGARSVTMSYRSGPMGYDWPEGMEELPLLERFEGSTAHFSNGETREFDAVILCTGYLHKYPFLPSDLALQSGNNIYPAGLYRGVVWQGNPKVYYLGAQDQWFTFNMFDAQAWYVRDLIMGRAELPTAAERAEHLQDWHQRFQGVGGDADAVRFQAEYIRDLIEATDYPMFDLDEVVRIFLAWKDDKKKNILTYRDKPYRSVMTGSLAAEHHTTWLQELDDSLERYLSTPEETDVEKAVRGAGTPEVPAPGDVRGEETPTA, encoded by the coding sequence GTGGCTAGACAGCGCATCGCGATCATTGGAGCTGGACCGAGCGGCATCGCCGCACTGCGGGCCTTCGAGTCCGCCGAACGGGCGGGGGAGGAGATCCCGGAGGTCGTCGCCTACGAGAAGCAGGATGACTGGGGCGGTCAGTGGAACTATGACTGGCGTTCGGGCATCGACCAGTACGGCGAGCCCGTGCACTCCTCGATGTACCGCAACCTGTGGTCGAACGGCCCGAAGGAGGCGCTCGAGTTCGCCGAGTACACCTTTGACGAGCACTTCGGCCGCCCGATCTCCTCCTACCCGCCGCGTGAGGTCTTGTGGGACTACATCGACGGCCGGGTCCGGACGACGAACGTCAAGGACAAGGTCCGGTTCTCCACGGCGGTCCGCTGGGTCGAGCACCATGAGGACCGGGACATCTTCACCGTCACCGTGGAGGACCTGAAGAACCACCGGACCACATCCTCCGAGTTCGACCGCGTCATCGTGGCCACCGGGCACTTCTCCTTCCCGCATGTCCCGGAGTTCCAGGGCATCGAGACGTTCCCCGGCACCCTGCACCACGCGCATGACTTCCGCGGCGCAGAGAAGCTGGCGGACCAGCGCGTGCTGCTGATCGGTGCGTCCTACTCGGCCGAGGACATCGGCGTGCAGGCGTTCAAGATGGGTGCCCGCTCGGTGACCATGTCCTACCGGTCCGGCCCCATGGGCTACGACTGGCCGGAGGGTATGGAGGAGCTGCCGCTCCTCGAGCGATTCGAGGGAAGCACGGCGCACTTCTCCAACGGCGAGACCCGCGAGTTCGACGCGGTGATCCTGTGCACGGGCTACCTGCACAAGTACCCGTTCCTGCCCTCGGACCTCGCCCTGCAGTCCGGCAACAACATCTACCCGGCGGGGCTGTACCGGGGAGTGGTGTGGCAGGGGAACCCGAAGGTCTACTACCTGGGCGCCCAGGACCAGTGGTTCACCTTCAACATGTTCGACGCGCAGGCCTGGTATGTCCGTGACCTCATCATGGGCCGTGCCGAGCTGCCCACCGCCGCGGAGCGCGCCGAGCACCTGCAGGACTGGCACCAGCGTTTCCAGGGGGTCGGTGGCGACGCCGATGCCGTGCGCTTCCAGGCCGAGTACATCCGGGACCTGATCGAGGCCACCGACTACCCGATGTTCGACCTGGACGAGGTGGTGCGGATCTTCCTGGCCTGGAAGGACGACAAGAAGAAGAACATCCTGACCTACCGGGACAAGCCCTACCGCTCTGTGATGACCGGTTCCCTGGCCGCCGAGCACCACACCACGTGGCTGCAGGAACTGGATGACTCCCTCGAGCGCTACCTCTCGACCCCGGAGGAGACGGACGTCGAGAAGGCGGTCCGCGGCGCCGGCACGCCCGAGGTCCCGGCACCGGGGGACGTCCGGGGTGAGGAAACCCCGACCGCCTGA